One segment of Vibrio mimicus DNA contains the following:
- the rapA gene encoding RNA polymerase-associated protein RapA yields the protein MSFALGQRWISDTESDLGLGTVVALDTRTVTLMFAASEENRVYARSDAPVTRVIFNVGDVVDSQQGWSLQVEQVVEDQGVYTYLGTRVDTEESGVALREIFLSNQIRFNKPQDKLFAGQIDRMDNFVLRYRALTNQYQQHKSPMRGLCGMRAGLIPHQLYIAHEVGRRHAPRVLLADEVGLGKTIEAGMIIHQQVLTGRAERILIVVPETLQHQWLVEMMRRFNLHFSIFDEERCVEAFSEADNPFETQQYVLCSLDFLRKSRQRFEQALEAEWDLLVVDEAHHLEWHPEKPSREYQVIEALAEQTPGVLLLTATPEQLGRESHFARLRLLDADRFYDYEAFVKEEEQYAPVADAVTALFSGEKLSDEAKNKITELLSEQDVEPLFKALESHASEDEIALARQELIDNLMDRHGTGRVLFRNTRAAIKGFPVRNVHLLPLEIPSQYTTSMRVAGMLGGKLTPEARAMKMLYPEEIFQEFEGDESSWWQFDSRVNWLLEKVKAKRSEKILVIASRASTALLLEQALREREGIRATVFHEGMSIIERDKAAAYFAQEEGGAQVLICSEIGSEGRNFQFANQLVMFDLPFNPDLLEQRIGRLDRIGQKRDIDVYVPYLTETSQAILARWFQEGLNAFAETCPTGRAVYDAFAERLIPILAAGCGEELEVIIEESAKLNKMLKSQLEVGRDRLLEMHSNGGEKAQQIAEQIAKTDGDTNLVTFALSLFDAIGLHQEDRGENALVVTPAEHMMVPSYPGLPYEGATITFDRDTALSREDMHFISWEHPMVQGGIDLLMSEGVGTCAVSLLKNKALPVGTILLELVYVVDAQAPKRSGISRFLPVSPIRILMDARGNDLSAQVEFESFNRQLSPVNRHLASKLVSSVQHDVHRLITASEAAVEPRVSEIREQAQRDMQQSLNSELERLLALKAVNPNIRDEEIEVLEQQIKELTGYIAQAQYQLDSLRLIVVAHN from the coding sequence ATGTCATTTGCTTTAGGGCAACGCTGGATAAGCGATACGGAAAGTGATCTCGGGTTAGGTACTGTGGTGGCGCTTGATACGCGTACAGTGACCTTGATGTTTGCAGCATCGGAAGAAAATCGTGTGTATGCACGTTCAGATGCGCCGGTCACCCGTGTGATCTTTAATGTCGGCGATGTGGTGGATAGTCAGCAAGGCTGGTCGTTACAAGTTGAACAAGTGGTGGAAGACCAAGGCGTCTACACCTATCTAGGCACGCGAGTGGATACCGAAGAAAGCGGTGTCGCGCTGCGTGAAATTTTCCTCAGTAACCAAATTCGTTTTAATAAACCGCAGGACAAGTTGTTTGCCGGTCAAATCGATCGCATGGACAACTTCGTGCTGCGTTATCGCGCTCTTACCAATCAATATCAACAGCACAAAAGCCCAATGCGTGGCTTGTGTGGTATGCGCGCTGGGCTGATCCCGCATCAGCTGTACATCGCCCATGAAGTCGGTCGTCGTCACGCGCCACGCGTATTGTTAGCCGATGAAGTCGGTTTGGGTAAAACCATCGAAGCAGGCATGATCATCCATCAGCAAGTGCTGACCGGGCGTGCCGAGCGCATCCTGATTGTGGTGCCTGAAACGCTGCAACACCAATGGTTGGTGGAAATGATGCGCCGTTTCAACCTGCACTTTTCGATTTTTGATGAAGAGCGCTGTGTGGAAGCCTTTAGCGAGGCCGATAACCCATTTGAAACTCAGCAATATGTGCTGTGTTCACTCGATTTTCTGCGTAAAAGCCGCCAGCGTTTTGAACAAGCGTTGGAAGCGGAATGGGATTTGTTGGTCGTCGATGAAGCTCACCACTTAGAGTGGCACCCAGAAAAGCCAAGCCGCGAATATCAAGTAATTGAAGCGCTCGCAGAGCAAACTCCGGGGGTGCTGCTATTGACGGCAACACCTGAGCAGTTAGGCCGTGAAAGCCACTTTGCTCGTCTGCGCCTGCTGGATGCAGATCGTTTCTACGATTACGAAGCCTTTGTTAAAGAAGAAGAGCAATACGCACCGGTTGCCGATGCGGTCACTGCGCTGTTCAGCGGTGAGAAGCTGAGTGATGAAGCGAAAAACAAAATCACTGAGCTATTGTCTGAGCAAGATGTGGAGCCGCTGTTTAAAGCGTTGGAAAGCCACGCCAGCGAGGACGAAATTGCTTTGGCGCGCCAAGAGCTGATCGACAATCTGATGGATCGCCACGGTACTGGTCGCGTGTTGTTCCGTAACACGCGTGCGGCTATTAAAGGCTTCCCTGTGCGTAATGTGCATTTGCTGCCATTGGAGATCCCTTCTCAATACACCACGTCAATGCGTGTTGCGGGCATGCTCGGCGGTAAACTGACGCCAGAAGCGCGTGCGATGAAAATGCTCTACCCGGAAGAGATTTTCCAAGAGTTTGAAGGTGACGAATCAAGCTGGTGGCAATTTGACTCGCGCGTCAACTGGCTGCTCGAAAAAGTCAAAGCCAAACGCAGCGAGAAGATCCTCGTGATCGCTTCCCGTGCCAGTACCGCATTGCTGCTAGAGCAGGCACTGCGTGAGCGTGAAGGCATTCGTGCAACGGTATTCCATGAAGGCATGTCGATCATTGAGCGTGACAAAGCCGCTGCTTACTTTGCCCAAGAAGAGGGCGGCGCGCAGGTGCTGATCTGTAGTGAAATCGGCTCCGAAGGTCGTAACTTCCAGTTTGCGAACCAATTGGTGATGTTTGATCTGCCGTTCAACCCAGACTTGCTGGAGCAGCGTATCGGGCGTTTGGACCGTATCGGCCAAAAGCGTGATATCGATGTGTACGTGCCGTACCTGACCGAAACGTCACAAGCGATTTTGGCGCGTTGGTTTCAAGAAGGTTTGAATGCCTTTGCGGAAACCTGCCCAACCGGTCGTGCGGTGTATGATGCCTTCGCTGAGCGTTTAATCCCAATTCTGGCTGCTGGTTGCGGTGAAGAGCTGGAAGTGATCATCGAAGAGTCAGCCAAGCTCAACAAAATGCTGAAATCGCAGCTGGAAGTGGGGCGTGATCGCTTGCTGGAAATGCATTCTAACGGTGGCGAAAAGGCGCAGCAGATTGCCGAGCAGATCGCGAAAACCGATGGCGATACCAATCTGGTGACTTTTGCTTTGAGCCTGTTTGATGCGATTGGTCTGCATCAAGAAGATCGTGGCGAGAATGCGTTGGTGGTCACTCCTGCTGAACACATGATGGTACCAAGCTATCCGGGTCTCCCTTATGAAGGCGCAACCATTACCTTTGATCGTGACACTGCACTGTCGCGTGAAGATATGCACTTCATCAGTTGGGAACACCCCATGGTGCAAGGTGGCATTGATTTGCTGATGAGTGAAGGGGTGGGCACTTGCGCGGTGTCGCTGTTGAAAAACAAAGCGCTGCCAGTGGGTACCATCTTGCTGGAGCTGGTGTATGTGGTGGATGCCCAAGCGCCGAAACGCAGTGGCATCAGCCGCTTCTTGCCAGTCTCGCCAATCCGAATTCTGATGGATGCGCGCGGTAATGATCTCTCTGCGCAAGTGGAGTTTGAAAGCTTTAACCGTCAGCTTAGCCCTGTGAATCGTCATTTGGCCAGCAAGTTGGTGAGCTCAGTACAGCATGACGTGCATCGTTTGATTACGGCAAGCGAAGCGGCGGTTGAACCACGAGTGAGCGAGATTCGTGAACAAGCGCAGCGTGATATGCAGCAGAGCCTTAACAGCGAGTTGGAGCGTTTGCTGGCACTCAAAGCGGTTAACCCGAACATTCGTGATGAAGAGATCGAAGTGCTGGAGCAGCAAATCAAAGAGCTGACTGGCTATATTGCGCAGGCGCAGTATCAGTTGGATTCACTGCGTTTGATTGTGGTGGCACACAACTGA